In a single window of the Falco rusticolus isolate bFalRus1 chromosome 11, bFalRus1.pri, whole genome shotgun sequence genome:
- the TOR3A gene encoding torsin-3A: MCRHPGLACCLLLLLGGGGGRGTAWAGEQGPAAAGGAWGGARYEAVKQHLGAVGALSKRYWRYLACKVWQEGCEEEEGEPGPSPGWSLPLVGQDYLAILSAWYCSFSECCKTGDCRIVNNITGLEADLAGQLHGQHVAKEVVVRAVQGFLQSPRPEKALVLSFHGWSGTGKNFVARMVASHLYRDGLKSMCVKTFISLFHFPHHTYMDSYKAQLEKQIRETVQLCRQPLFIFDEAEKLHFSLLDTIKPFMAHYDHKSQVDYRRSIFLFLSNLGGNTINEVALDFWRAGRAREEISVEFLEQRLRLELQEPAENSYARSHLIKENLIDFFVPFLPLEYHHVKLCARDAFLARGLPYTEAALDEVARMMVFVPKEVKLFSAQGCKSISQRINYFLP, from the exons ATGTGCCGGCACCCGGGGCtggcctgctgcctgctgctgctgctgggcggcggggggggccgggggacCGCCTGGGCGGGGGAGCagggccccgcggcggcggggggagcgtGGGGCGGGGCGAGGTACGAAGCCGTGAAGCAGCACTTGGGAGCCGTGGGGGCTCTCTCCAAGCGGTATTGGCGGTACCTGGCCTGCAAGGTGTGGCAGGAGGGctgcgaggaggaggagggagagccCGGCCCCAGCCCAG GCTGGAGCTTGCCTCTGGTGGGTCAGGATTACCTGGCCATCCTCTCTGCCTGGTACTGCAGCTTCAGCGAGTGCTGCAAGACGGGAGACTGCAGGATCGTCAACAACATCAcag GGCTGGAAGCAGACCTCGCCGGGCAGCTCCACGGGCAGCACGTGGCCAAAGAAGTGGTGGTGCGGGCAGTGCAAGGGTTCCTGCAGAGCCCGCGGCCGGAGAAGGCGCTGGTCCTCTCCTTCCATGGCTGGTCCGGCACAGGCAAGAATTTTGTGGCGCGGATGGTGGCCAGTCACCTGTACCGGGATGGGCTGAAGAGCATGTGCGTCAAGACGTTCATCTCGCTTTTCCACTTCCCCCATCACACGTACATGGACTCGTACAAG GCTCAGCTGGAGAAGCAGATACGTGAgactgtgcagctctgcaggcagcccctcTTCATCTTCGACGAGGCAGAGAAACTTCATTTCAGCCTCCTGGACACCATCAAGCCCTTCATGGCTCACTACGACCACAAGAGCCAGGTGGATTACCGGAGATCCATCTTCCTATTCCTCAG CAATCTCGGTGGGAACACCATCAACGAGGTAGCCCTGGACTTCTGGCGAGCGGGCCGGGCGCGGGAGGAGATCTCCGTGGAGTTCCTGGAGCAGCGGCTGcggctggagctgcaggagcctgCAG AGAACAGTTACGCCCGCAGCCACCTCATCAAAGAGAACCTCATTGATTTCTTCGTGCCGTTTCTGCCCCTGGAGTACCACCACGTGAAGCTCTGCGCACGGGATGCTTTCCTGGCCCGTGGACTTCCATACACCGAGGCAGCCCTGGATGAGGTGGCCAGGATGATGGTGTTTGTCCCCAAAGAGGTGAAGCTTTTCTCCGCACAGGGCTGCAAATCTATATCCCAGCGCATCAATTACTTCCTTCCTTGA